The window AGTCTTGGCGGATGGCGCTGAGGATGTGGATGGCCTGCTGGATGCGGGCCTGGTTGGCCGGTTTGTTGGGCCACAGACTGGCCCCGGAAGGATGGGGCAGGGGGACGACCCAACGGCCGTTGCCATCTTTGGCCGGGTTAAACGCTGGCAGCCACTCACCCTGGGTCAGGTCAAAATTGACCGGATTTTGCAAGGCGGCCGGCGCAAAGTAAACGGCCGTGCCGATTACCTCCTCCAGCCGGGCGCTGGCCGGGTAAAGCAGCTTAATCGCCAGCCCGCCCACCAGGATAAGCAGCCTGGGTCGCACCAGCGTGATCTCTTGCTCCAAAAAGGGGCGGCAGAGCGACTGTTCGGCTCGACTGGGCACGCGGTCCCCTTTGCCGGCCTTGTCTTTGCCAGGGTAACATTTGGTAACGGCCGTCATATACTGTCTGTCGCGGAACGCATCTTCGGCCCAACCGGCCTGAGCCAGCCATTGAAACAAGCGCCGTCCGCTGCCGGCGTTAAACGGCCGTTTGGCCGTCACCTCCGTCACCCCCGGCGCCTGGCCGATGAGCATGACCTGGGCAACGGCCGTGCCGCGAAAAATGGCGCCGGGGGTAATGGCGTGCCCCGCTTCCAGGCAGCGGGTGCAGCCGCGCATGGCGGCGTGCAGTTCCGTCAACGTGGCATAGGTCGTTGTCATGGCGTCATTGTAGCTGAGGCGAGGCAAATGGGTTATGGGTAAATGATACTGACAAAGCAAAAAAGTCGGGCGGCGTCATTTTCGCCAGACCGCTGCATTCCGTCGTAAAATAGCGGCATGAAAAAAAAAGGCCGATTCCGTCGTCAGCTTCGCGCCCAACTGCGTGATATTCGCGTCTTGTTGGGGGAATCCGGCGGCTCTATGCTGCTGTTTGTATTGGTGGTCTTAGGCGGGGCAGCCGCTTTCCATCTGCTTTACACCTTTCCGGTCGGTGCAGAACGGGCCGGAGAATCCCCCAGGTATACGGAGGCGGTTTACGCCACCTTTTCCCTGATCTTTTTCGAGACGCTGCTGCCCTTTCCCGAAGAGTGGTATTTGCAGGCGCTCTTTTTTATTATTCCGGTCGTCGGACTGGTGGTCGTGGCCGATGGGGTGCTGCGCTTCAGCACGGCGCTCATCAACAAACAGGCGCGCGGGCAAAAATGGCAGGTGGCAATGGCTTCAACGTATAGTGACCATATCATTGTGTGCGGCGCGGGCAAGATTGGCTATCGGGTGACAGAAGAGCTGCTGAAATACGGCCGTGATGTCGTAGCGATAGAAATGGATGAGAACGGCCGTTTCGTCGAAAAAGTGCGCGCCCTCGGCGTGCCGCTGCTGATTGGCGACGCCCGCCGCTCAGAGAACATTATCAAAGCGGGCATCCAACGCGCCGACGCGATCATCCCCTGCACCGACAATGAACTGGCAAATCTGGACATCGCTCTGGACGCCCGTGAAATCAACCCCAACATCAAGGTGGTCCTGCGCATGTTCGACAGCGACCTGGCCCGGCGCGTGGAAAAGGGGTTTGGCATCCACACCGCCTTCAGCGGTTCGGCGCTGGCGGCGCCCATCTTCGCCGCCGCCGCCATGCGCCTGGACATCAAGCACTCTTTCTACGTTGGCGAAGAGCTGCTGAACCTGAGCGAAATGACTGTCCGCCCCAATTCGCCGCTGGCTGGCTGGACCGTGAACCAACTGCAACACACCTACAACTTGTCGGTGGTCTTCCACCGCGGCAGCGCCCAAGACGATATGCACCCAGACCCGGAGCAAAAGTTATGCGTCGGCGACTTCTTCCTGGTGCTGGCGTCGCTAGACGTATTGCGGCAGATCAAGAAATTAAATGGCGACATTTGAAGCCTGAGACCAGCTTATGAACATCGTACCTTTCATACCCATCGTGGTTGGAACGGCCTTGCTGCTTGTGGGCTATCGCTATTTTTGGTTGATAGTGGCTGGGGTTGGCTTTTTGGTTGGCCTGAACATGGGCAGCCTGTCGGCTGGCGGGCAGATCACCACGTCGGCCATTGTGCTGGGGTTGTTTTTGGGGGTGATTGGAGGATTTACGGCCGTTTTCATCACCGCCATCGCCCTCAACATCATCGCCTTTTTTCTGGGCGGTATTCTGATGGTGCAGTTATTTACCAGCCTGAATTGGAGCGCTGGCTCTACCCTGGCTACCTTCATCCTGGGGGGAGTGGTTGGTCTGCTGATCGCCATCATCGGCAAGGATTACGCCAAAATGCTCATCTCGGCCGTCACCGGCGCGGCGATCATCATCACTGCCCTGCCAGTGGACCAGGCGACAACCTCCTTTCTCCTCCTCGGCCTAGTTCTCGCCGGGGTTGTCGCCCAAATCATCGTCAAAAACCGCTGGTAACGGCCGTCAGTCGCCACTCGTTAACACCTGACGGCTGCCCAACTACCCCTTCAACGCCCCAGACATCAGGCCGCGCAAGAAATAGCGACCCAAGAAGACATAAATGATCAGCGTCGGAATCGCCGCCACCAGCGAAGCGGCCATTTGCACATTCCAGGCGATAATCTGGCTGCCGGCCAGGTTATTCAGGGCCACAGTAATCGGCCAGTTTTCCGGGCTGGTTAATACCACCGCAAACAAAAAATCATTCCAGGCGGCCGTAAACTGCCAGATGAGTACCACCACAAACGCCGGGGCTGAGACCGGCAGAAAAACATGGTAATAGGTCTCCAACAAGCCGGCCCCATCTATGCGCGCCGCCTCCACCATCTCTTTTGGCACGGTGATGTAATAGCTGCGAAACGTCAACGTGGTAATCGGAATGCCATAGATGATGTGGGTCAGCGCCAGACCAGGAATGCTGCCATACAAACCGGTGGTGCGCATAAACTGCACCAGCGGAATCAAAATGCTCTGGTACGGGATGAACATGCCGAACAGCAGCAGCGGAAATACAAAGTCCGCCCCCGGAAAGCGCCAGCGAGTGAGGATAAAGCCGTTGATCGAACCCAACATGGCTGAGATAACGGCCGTAGGAATCACCAAACGCAAACTATTCCACAAATGGGGCGCCAACTGGTTATAAGCAGCCACAAAATTGTCCAAAGCCAGCCCAGACGGCAGATTCCACATCGTCTTCAGGCTGACTTCATCGAAGCTCTTGAACCCGGTCACCAGCATCACATACATCGGCAGCAGGTAAAAGAGCGACATGATCAACAACAACACGTACAGCCAGGCGCGCGTCGGCGGCCGGCGTGGTTTGTCAGCGACTCGCGCCGTCATGTAGTGGACTCCTCTCGCAGCGTTTGGTACAGGTAAGGGATCACCAACACCGCCACACTCAGTAACAACATAATCCCGATGGCCGCGCCACGGCCGTAAAATTGCCCATCAAACGTTGTCGTCCACATATACACCGATGGCACATCCAAAGCCACCTGCTTGCCGGCTACGGCAATAATCAGGTCAAACACCTTCAACGAGATATGGCCCAAAATAATCATGGCGCTCAACGTCACCGGCCACAACAGCGGCAAAACAATCCGCCGGTAAATGTAAAATTCCGACGCGCCATCCACCCGCGCCGCTTCGCGCAGCGATTCCGGTATCGCCCGCAGGCCGCCCAGATACAAAGCCATGGTATACCCAGACATTTGCCAGATGGCCGGGATGGCGATGGCCGCGATACCCCAATTTGGCGTGGTATGCCACTTGTTGATCAAAAAATCCAATCCCAGCGAATCAAACAATAGATTCAGGCCGCTCATACGTGAACCCATCGCCGGATTCATCAGCCAGCGCCAGACCACGCCGGTCACGATAAACGAAATAGCCATCGGAAACAGGAACAGGCTGCGGAAAAAATTCTCACCACGCAGCCCCTGATCTAGCAAAATCGCCAGCCCCAGCCCCAAAAAGAGACAGCCACCGACAAACAACGTGGTAAATATAATCGTATTGCGAATATCTATGTGAAAACGTGGGTCTCGCAGCAAGCCAATATAATTTTGCAGGCCAATAAATTCATAATTAGGCAGCAAGCCAATCCAATCGCTGACTGACACCCTGACAGACCAGGCAATGAAGCCATAGATGAACACCATGACCGCCAGGATGGACGGCGAGACCAGAGCTATTGCCAGGATGGTATCTTTGTCGAACCTTTTGCGAACCATCTCTAAACGAGCCATAAGGCATCCTTACAAAAAGGGGCGAGTACAAGCAAACCCTGTACTCGCCCCGATAAGCGTTTACGTCAGTTTATTGGCAAGGACCTGAAGCAGAACAGGCATTCACCAGCGCCGTCTGGAAAGTGGTTACATCGCCACTGCCCAGGAACAGACCCAGAGCCGTGTCAATCTCCGATTTCCAACTGTCGTTGGCGACAACGCCGTGCGTCAGGCTGCCGACCACAACGTCGTTGGCCCAATCATCCATCGCCGATTGCAGGTATTCGCCGTACAGGGCACGGTCGCCATCGCTGCGGGCGGGGATGGAGCCTTTGACCGGGTTGAAGGCGTCTTGCCCTTCCAGAGAACCGGCGACCGTCAGCCAGGCAATGGCGGCGTCACGATGGGGCGCGCCCAGCGGCAGCACAAAGCTGTCGGAGAGAAATTGGAAGTTACCGGCCGTTCCCGGCACAGGCGCCCAGATGTAATCGGTGTTGGGGGCTTTGCCCAGTTCACGGAAGAAGCCTTCTTGCCAGTCGCCCATCACGTTGAAGGCGGCGTCGCCATCAATGACAATCTGCCCGGCGTCTTGCCAGCTCAGGGCGGAGGCGTCGCTGTTGGTGTAGGTCAGAATCTTGGCGAAGTCATTTAACGCCTGCATGACCTCGGGGCTGGCCCAATCGCCGCTGCCGTCCCACAAATCATTGTAGGCGTCAGGCCCCATGGAAGCCAGGAGAATCGTCTCAAAGAGGTGCAGGGCGGTCCACTGCTCGCCCATCGCCAGGGGGGCGTCCATGCCGGCCGCTTGCAGGGCATCCATCGCGGTAAACCATTCGTCCAGGGTCGTGGGCATTGCGATGCTGTTGTCGGCCAGGATGGTGGGGTTGGCCCACAACACGTTGGCGCGGTGGATGTTCACTGGCACAGAGTAGATGTTGCCATCTTGCGAGATCAATGGGATAAGGGTGGCGGGCATCACAGCCAGCCAGCCATTCTCTTCGTAGAGGAAGTTCAATGGTTCCAACTGCCCGGCGGCGACGTAGGTGCCGATGAGTTCTTGCCCGGCGTGGCCTTGCCAGCTATCGGGGGCGTCGCCCGCCTGGAGGCGGGTGGCTAACACAGCGCGGGCGTTGGTGCCTGCGCCGCCGGCGACGGCCGCATTCAAGAATTCCACGTTGGGGTATTGTTCGGCAAAGACTTTAATCATCGCTTCCAGGCCGGCCGCTTCGCCGCCGCCGGTCCACCAGGAGAAGACTTCCACCGGGCCAGAAACGTCGGCCATTGGCGCTTCGGCCGGAGCGGAATCCAGGGCTTGTTGGTTGGAAGCGGCAGCAGCGGCCGTGAGGGCCTTTTGCAGGGAGTCCACGTTGCCACCGGCCAGGTACAGGCCCAGAGCCGTGTCAATCTCCGATTTCCAACTGTCGTTGGCGACAACGCCGTGCGTCAGGCTGCCGACGACTGTGTCGCTGGCCCAATCATCCATCGCCGATTGCAGGTATTCGCCGTACAGGGCGCGGTCGCCATCGCTGCGGGCGGGGATGGAGCCTTTGACTGGATTGAAGGCGTCTTGCCCTTCCAGGGAACCGGCGACCGTCAGCCAGGCAATGGCGGCGTCACGATGGGGCGCGCCCACCGGCAGCACGAAGCTGTCGGAGAGGAACTGGAAGTTGCCATCAGTTCCGGGCACGGCCGACCAGACGTAATCTACATTGGGGGCTTTGCCGAGTTCACGGAAGAAGCCTTCTTGCCAGTCGCCCATCACGTTGAAGGCGGCGTCGCCGTCTACAACCAGTTGACCGGCGTCTTGCCAGCTCAGGGCGGAGGCGTCGCTGTTGGTGTAGCTGAGGGCTTTTTCGTAGTTAGCCAGGGCCGCGGCGACTGCCGGACTGTTCCAATCGCCACCGCTCCAGAGCGCGTTGTAGGCGTCCGGCCCCAGGGAGGCCAGGAGGATGGTCTCGAAGAGGTGCATGGCGGTCCACTGCTCGCCCATCGCCAGCGGGGCGTCTATGCCGTTGGCTTGCAGAATGTCCATGGCGGCGAACCATTCGTCCAGGGTCGTGGGCATTGCGATGCCGTTGTCGGCCAGGATGGTGGGGTTGGCCCACAACACGTTGGCGCGGTGGATGTTCACCGGCACAGAGTAGATGTTGCCATTTTGCGAGATCAGCGGGATGAGGGTGGCGGGCATCACTTCCAACCAACCATTCTCTTCGTAGAGGAAGTTCAACGGTTCCAACTGCCCGGCGGCGACGTAAGTGCCGATGAGTTCTTGGCCGGCGTGGCCTTGCCAGCTATCGGGGGCGTCGCCCGCCTGGAGGCGGGTGGCTAACACAGCGCGGGCGTTGGTTCCCGCGCCACCGGCGACGGCCGCATTGACAAATTCGATGTTGGGGTATTCGGCTTTGAAGACTTCGATCATCGCTTCCAGGCCGGCCGCTTCACCACCGCCGGTCCACCAGGAAAAGACTTCGACCATGCTGGCGCTGTCGGCTGGGGACTCGGCTGGCGCTTCGGCTGGCGCTTCGGCGGGGGCAGAGGTGGCGGCGGGCACGGCCGTTGGCGCGGCGGTTGTGCCGCCACAGGCAGCCAACAGCATAGCCAACATAACCAACAATACAACGGGTAAATAATGGGACTTCTTCATATCTGTATTCTCCTCGTTAGTTAGACATGAACCACAATTCGCAACCCTAACACAATTTGCAGGGCTGTTCATGCCACTATAGCGAGAATGTGGCTTTAAGACAACGGCCGTTGTGACATATGTGGGACAAACTTATGCCATTTCTTGGGTAGATTGCACAAGAGGGGTTACGTGTTCCGTAATCCGTGTTCGGTAATCCGCGTTCCGTCTACGGTTTACGCTCCTACACCACACCCAGTTCTTGCAGCGTCGCCAGAATGGCGTCGCGGCTGATGGGTTTGGCGTGGAAGCGGGTCGCGCCGAGGGAATAGGCCAGGTCGGGGTCGTTGAAGACGGAGCAGACAATGATGGGGATGGTGGCGGTCAGCGGCTGGCTGCGCAAAATTTGCAGAATCTCCCAACCGCTGGCGCCGGGCATCATTACGTCTAAAATGATGGCGTCGGGCAAGAGTTCCTGGGCCAGTTTCAGCCCTTCGGGGCCGCTGGTGGAGGTGACGACGCGGCAGGCGTGGCCGGTGAGGTAACGGCCAAGCAGTTCCACCAATCCTTCGTTGTCGTCTACCACCAGGATGAGGGTGTCGTGGCCGGTGAGGGTAATGACGATGGCCTGACGGCCGTTTATCCCCACCTCCTGCCGTATTGTCCAGCCCAGGCGGGCGGCCAACTGCTCGATCACATCATCCACGATGGAGGCGACCCCTGACTGAACTGGCGCGTAGGCCAATGTCAGGAGAACCTGCCCCTGGCGCACAGTCAGGCGCAGGTCGGGCGACCCGGCGCGGGCGACGCTGAGGATGCGGCTGAACAGGCTGACGAATATCTGCTGGGCAACGGCCGTATCCACCGACACCACCACCGCTTCATCCGGCAGCGTAACCGTCAGCGCGAAACCGTGCAGCTCGGCCAGCGGCGCGACCGCCTTCAGCGCTTCTTGCAGCAGGCCGCGCACATCCAACGGCTGCAAATGCGTCTCCAGGCGCGACATTTCCGCGGCCACCGACGACAATTCCCGCGCCGAAGCCAACTCCGGCGCCGCCGCAGGCGTATCCGGGGCGACGGCCGTCCAGGGCGTTTGTTCGGTACGGCGGCTCCACAAGATGGCCGCTACACTCTCTTCGCCGCGGCGCAGCGAGCGGTGCGCCTGCCGCGCCGATAAGCCCAACCGGTTGGCGGCGTCTTGCACCGTAATGCCCTCGATGTAACGCAGCTGCAGCAAATTATATAGGCGCGTATCCGACGCCAACGACGAGGAATGCGGACCAGGGCTGATGGTTTCGATGGCCGTGATCAGTTCGCGGCGCAGGTGGTGGCCGAGGGTCTGGTTGGCCTGTGGCCGCGCCGGGGCAAAGGCGGCCGCCAGCGGCAGCCGCTGCAAAAAGGTGAAATCATACAGGTGTTCCAACGCCTGTTTCACCTGGTCCACAAAGTCTTCAGGCGGAATGATTGGATTAGGCGATATGTCTATCTGATTCATACAGGTTCTTCCACGACCGGCGAGGGTTTTAGGCCCGCCAGCGCCGATTTAAGCAGGTGCAGCGTCTCGGCCGGATGCCAGGGCGCGGCCTGGGCAATTCTGATCTGGTTGCCATACTGGGCCAGCGATTCTTCAATATAGCTGGTGGCAGTGAGCAGGATGACGGGCACGGCCGTTAACTCTGGCCTGTTTTGCATGGTTTCTAAGACGGCAAAACCATCCACCTCCGGCATCATCAGGTCCAAAATTACCAGGTCGGGCGGCGATTGGGCCATCGCCAGCAGCCCGCTGCGCCCTTCATAGGCGATGCGGATAGCAAAACGGCCGTTATGCGCCCCCAAACTGCGCTCCACTAACTGGCAAATGCCGGGGTTGTCATCAATCACCAACACATCGCGCACGGCCGTTCCATTCTCTTCCAACCTGTCTATCTCCATCAGCAACTGCTGAAAGTTTATCGGTTTGGTCAGGCAGGCGCGCGCGCCCAACGCGGTGGCCATCCACGCCTGGCTGGGCAGGGAGCATTCGACGATGGGGATAGTCAGCCCGGCCGTCAGGGCCGGGTCGGGCTGCTGTCCCGGCGGCACGTTCACCAGCACCGCCAGCGGATGTCGTTCGGCCACCAGCGCCGCCAGATTGGCCGGGTCATCTACTGGAAGCACCTCGTAGGCGTCCAGGTGGCGGGCTACCAGGCTGCGCACCTGCGGGTCTGGCTCTACCAACAGCAGGCAGGGATGGATGGATCGGGACTGCGGTTCTGCAGCGCGGGTGCGGTACAAATGGGCGTGTGGTTGCGCCAGGGGGTCCAGAGGCAAGGTAAAGGCAAAGGTGGAGCCGCCGCCGGCGGCGCTTTCGACCCAGATACGGCCGTCGTGGGCTTCCACAAAACGCTGGCATATAGCCAGACCCAACCCCGCGCCGCCGTGACTGCGGCTGAGGGAATAATCTACCTGGTAGAATTCGGTGAAGATGTCGCCTAACTGGTCGGCGGGGATGCCTGGCCCGGTGTCTTGGACGCGCACGAGGATATGGTTGGGTTCGGCGACGGCCGTTAGCGTCACGCTGCCGACGGCGGTGAAGCGATGGGCGTTGTTGAGCAAATTCAGCAAGACCTGGCGAATGCGCGTCTGATCTATGGCGATTGGGGGCAAATCGGGTGGCACAACCACCTGCAAAATCACCGCGTCTGATTTTTCAAACAGGTTGCCGACGATGGCCGCCGCTTCGTGCAGCAGCGCCGCCAGGTCGGTTGGCTCTTTTTTCAGGGTAAAGCCGACCATTTCAAAGCGCGAGAGGTCCAAAATGTCGTCTATCATCTCCAGCAGGTGGCGGCTGTTGCGGTAAATCTGGTACACGTCGCGCATGAGGGGCGGCGGCAGGAGCGGCCCATACACCTCCGGCGACAGGTACATCACCTCGCTAAAGCCCAAAATGATGCTCAGGGGCGTGCGTAATTCGTGGCTGATGTTGGCGGCGAACTGCTCTTTGAGCTGGCGGGCGTGCTGCGCCTCTTTGTGGGCGATCATGAGTTCATACTCGGTGCGTTCGCGGATGTCGTTGACGATGCGCAGCGATTTGACCATGGAGCGCAGTTCGGCTTGTTGATTGCGGGTGGTCGCCAGCAGCGCCTTGCTCTGCTCGTTCATCTGCCAGACCCAATCGAGGCTGGTGTAGAGGATGCGCATCGCCAGCACGGCGATGGCGACGGCCAGGACGAGCAGGCTGAGGAAGGGGGTCAGGTCGTAGGCGCGCAGCCCGGCGCGGGAAAGATAAACGGCCAGTGCGCCAACGGCAACGGCCGTGCCCAATTCCCCATTCCGCACCAACATAGAGGTGGCAAACACCAGCAGCAGCCCGGTGTAAGGAATCCAGGGCATAGGAAACAGCCACATACCGAGCAGGAGAACGGCCGTCATCCCCCCGGCTAAGAGCCGCCGCCCCCAAACCGGATACTCGCCGCGCAGCCACAACACCAACAACCCCACCGCGGACATGCTCAACCAAAACAACACCATATCCACCGGAAAAGGAACTGGCGAGTCATAAAACAGCACCATCAGTTGGGCCACAGCCAACAGCAAAATTGTCAGCCGCAGCGTCAGTTGGCCGCGCAAATCTTCCAGATTCAGGCGCAGGCTTTCCTGCCGCATGTGGGCGGCGGCGTCGTTTTTGGCAATGGGAACAAAATCGTCCATTCTCTGTTTATACCGCAATCAACGGGGATCGCGTAGAGGCAGGGCGTGATCTTTGCCGTTGACGATGATGGGCACGGCCGTTTGTCTCGCTTTTTTGGAGGAGTTAACATGGGCGACGGCGCACCACGATGAATGAAAACCCTGGGAGCGCAGGCGTCTCGCCTGCCGGGGCGGACGGGACGTCCGCGCTCCCATTTTCGAAGGAGACATTGCGCCTAGTGTTGGGCGAGACGGCGTGGAGAAAACGGCCGTCTATTTTCCCCGCGTATCGCCCGCGCCGTCACGGCGTGGGTTACTTATTGCACAACGACGCGCCCCTGGCTACAATGCCTGCCAACCTGCTACCACAATCATCCCGCCTGGGGACGGAGATGACGTGGAGCGAAAACTATAAGAAGGGGAATTGAATCATGAAACGAAGCGCTTCTGTACTGTTCTTGCTGACGTTGGTTGTGCTGCTGTTGGGCTTGGTGGCCTTGCGACCAGGCGTGACTCAGGCGGCCGCCTGGCAAGACAAGGTAGACCCCTGGGTATTGGCAACGGCCGCTGCCCAGCCACAGACTGAATTTCTCGTCTATCTAACCGAACAGGCCGATCTCAGCGGCGCGGCGGCGCTGCGCAGCAAAGAGGCCAAAGGGCAGTATGTGGTGGACCAGTTAACGGCCGTTGCCGCCCAAACCCAACCCGCCCTCATCCAATTTTTAGACGCCGCCGGCGCCGAATACCAACCGTTCTGGATCGCCAACATGCTTTGGGTGCGCGGCGACCAGGCCCTCATCGAAAGCCTGGCCCTGCGCCTGGACGTGGCCCACCTGTACGCCAACCCTACCGTCCACAGCGTAGACCCTACCCCCCTGACCCAACAAGAAATAGAAAGCATCGCCGCCATTGAATGGGGCATCACCCTGGTCAACGCCGACGACGTGTGGGCGGCAGGGTACACCGGGCAAACCATCGTCATTGGTGGGCAAGATACCGGCTACGATTGGGACCACCCCGCCCTCATCGGCAAATATCGCGGTTGGAACGGCTCCGCGGCCAACCACAACTACAACTGGCACGACGCCATCCACGTCGGCGGCAGCAGCTGCGGCGCGGATTCGCCGTTCCCTTGTGACGATAACGGCCACGGCACGCACACCATGGGCACGATGGTCGGCGACGACGGCGGCGCTAACCAGATCGGCATGGCTCCCGGCGCAACCTGGATTGGCTGTCGCAACATGAACGCTGGCGACGGCACACCGGCTACCTACGCCGAATGTTACCAATGGTTCATCGCCCCCACCGACCTGAGCAACCAAAACCCCGACACCAGCAAAGCGCCCCATGTCATCAACAATTCCTGGGGCTGCCCGGTCAGCGAAGGCTGCACCGATCCTAATGTGCTGCTGACGGTGGTCAACAATGTGCGCGCCGCCGGGATTGTGACGGTCCATTCGGCCGGTAACAGCGGCTCCAGTTGCAGCACCATAGATACCCCGGCAGCCATCTACGACAGTTCCTTCACCGTGGGGGCGACCAACAGCAGCGACACCATCGCCAGTTTTAGCAGCCGCGGCCCGGTGTTGGTGGATGGCAGCGGTCGCGCCAAACCAGATATTTCCGCACCCGGCGTTAGCATCCGTTCCAGTCTGCCTGGCACGGGCTACGGCAGCCTCAGCGGCACGAGCATGGCCGGGCCGCACGTGGCCGGTATGGTGGCCCTGCTGCTGTCGGCGCGGCCAGACCTGGCCGGGCAGGTGGATGCGATTGAGGCGGTGATTATGGCAACGGCCGTTCCTCGCACTACCGCCCAAAACTGTGGCAGCATACCTGGCAGCCAGGTCCCCAACAACACCTACGGCTGGGGCCGCATAGATGTTTTGGCAGCCTACAACGCCCTGCAAAGCCAGGATCAGGAACTCTTCCTGCTCAAAGAGGTCTCCCAGGCCGAAGTTTTGCCCGGCGATGTGTTGACCTACACCCTGACCATCACCCAAACCGGCCCGCAGCCAGGCGTCAACAACCTGGTGTTGACCGATACGCTGCCCACCGGCGTGACCTTCATCACCGCCACCCTGCCGTTTAGCCAAACCGGTGAGGTGATTGGCTGGGACCGGGCCAGTCTGACCGGGCAGGATGTCTGGAGCGTAGAACTGGTGGTAGCGGTTCCGCTGACGACGACGCTGACGGCCGTACACAACGAAACCTATGGCGTGGTGGGCGATGGGGTCACGGCCGTTTCTGGTCCCACCGTCAGCACCCTCATCCAGACACCCCCACCGCCGCAGCTTTACCTGAACAAAGAAGTATCGGCGGCCATTGTTGATCCTGGTGACACCCTGACTTATACCCTGACGGTGACGCAGAGCAGCGTCTTTACCGATGTCGCCAACCTGGTCCTCACCGACACATTGCCCGTCGGCGTCACCTTTATCACTGCCACCTTGCCCTTCACCCAGGATGGCGAGACGATTATCTGGGACCGGGCCAGTCTGGCCGCCGGCGATGTTTGGGCGGTAGAACTGGTGGTGGAAGTGCCGCTGCTCACGGAGTATACGGCCGTTCACAACGAGATGTATGGCGTGGTGGGCGATGGGGTAACGGCCGTTTCCGGCCCCACTGTCAGCAGCCTCATCGCCCCCTGGTTCAAGTTGTACGTGCCCGCGGTTTATTTCGAGGTCAGCGAATAGCACAGAGGACAGGCAGACAAGAAGAATGGGAGACAGGGAGACACGGAGATTGCTTCAAGGCTATTCTCCGTGTTTTCCGTGCCTCCGTGGTGCAGCTTGCACAAATGGAGGAGCAGCATGAAACGGGCGGTCAGCGTTAGTTTAGGTAGTTCCGAACGGGACAAAAAGGTAGAAATCGAGCT of the Candidatus Leptovillus gracilis genome contains:
- a CDS encoding S8 family serine peptidase; the protein is MKRSASVLFLLTLVVLLLGLVALRPGVTQAAAWQDKVDPWVLATAAAQPQTEFLVYLTEQADLSGAAALRSKEAKGQYVVDQLTAVAAQTQPALIQFLDAAGAEYQPFWIANMLWVRGDQALIESLALRLDVAHLYANPTVHSVDPTPLTQQEIESIAAIEWGITLVNADDVWAAGYTGQTIVIGGQDTGYDWDHPALIGKYRGWNGSAANHNYNWHDAIHVGGSSCGADSPFPCDDNGHGTHTMGTMVGDDGGANQIGMAPGATWIGCRNMNAGDGTPATYAECYQWFIAPTDLSNQNPDTSKAPHVINNSWGCPVSEGCTDPNVLLTVVNNVRAAGIVTVHSAGNSGSSCSTIDTPAAIYDSSFTVGATNSSDTIASFSSRGPVLVDGSGRAKPDISAPGVSIRSSLPGTGYGSLSGTSMAGPHVAGMVALLLSARPDLAGQVDAIEAVIMATAVPRTTAQNCGSIPGSQVPNNTYGWGRIDVLAAYNALQSQDQELFLLKEVSQAEVLPGDVLTYTLTITQTGPQPGVNNLVLTDTLPTGVTFITATLPFSQTGEVIGWDRASLTGQDVWSVELVVAVPLTTTLTAVHNETYGVVGDGVTAVSGPTVSTLIQTPPPPQLYLNKEVSAAIVDPGDTLTYTLTVTQSSVFTDVANLVLTDTLPVGVTFITATLPFTQDGETIIWDRASLAAGDVWAVELVVEVPLLTEYTAVHNEMYGVVGDGVTAVSGPTVSSLIAPWFKLYVPAVYFEVSE